In a single window of the Terrirubrum flagellatum genome:
- a CDS encoding CoA transferase has translation MASSGHQSPAALGHLHVVDMSDSIAGQYCGRLLADHGATVTLIEPPEGSPIRRAAPLSVDTPGESLMFRHLNAGKRSIAIDLAKTGAQRLRDELMSRADIIILPPGAARKEFAAIGAQTVVVRIDDFAPETSLGHWRGPEIVIQALSGMMHNNGAHGREPLYGYGERSAFAAGLAAYIGALAALYVRPTIGRGQDVLIDRAETAAAMAFPYVMQFLYSGHDRLRSELSITAGQALCRDGWVCIWIYNFRWRALCETLGLAHLISDPRFADPLTRKANWSALFEIIQSVVADRLADEVVDALQQAQVIAAKAPGLTELRDHPHLIARDYWRRAGDERILGPAWRFSRTPRGEIAPPPALDDTRMMRSAAE, from the coding sequence ATGGCTTCTTCCGGACATCAATCGCCCGCTGCGCTTGGACATCTGCATGTGGTCGATATGTCGGACTCGATCGCCGGGCAATATTGCGGGCGCTTGCTGGCCGATCATGGCGCGACCGTCACGCTGATCGAGCCGCCGGAGGGCTCGCCGATCCGCCGCGCCGCGCCCTTATCTGTCGACACTCCGGGCGAATCGCTGATGTTCCGGCATCTCAACGCCGGCAAGCGCAGTATTGCGATTGACCTCGCGAAGACAGGCGCGCAGCGCCTTCGCGACGAGCTGATGTCGCGCGCAGACATCATCATTTTGCCGCCGGGCGCGGCGCGCAAAGAGTTTGCGGCGATTGGCGCGCAGACCGTCGTCGTCCGCATCGATGATTTCGCGCCGGAGACTTCGCTGGGTCATTGGCGCGGACCGGAGATCGTCATTCAGGCGCTGTCCGGCATGATGCACAACAACGGCGCGCATGGCCGCGAGCCGCTCTATGGCTATGGCGAACGCTCGGCATTCGCGGCGGGACTCGCAGCCTATATCGGCGCCCTTGCCGCGCTCTATGTCAGGCCAACGATTGGACGCGGGCAGGACGTTCTCATCGATCGCGCGGAAACCGCTGCCGCGATGGCGTTTCCCTATGTGATGCAGTTTCTCTATAGCGGTCACGACCGGCTGCGCAGCGAGCTCAGCATCACGGCGGGCCAGGCGCTTTGCCGCGACGGTTGGGTGTGCATCTGGATCTATAATTTCCGCTGGCGCGCGCTCTGCGAAACTCTCGGCCTCGCCCATCTCATCAGCGATCCGCGTTTCGCCGATCCGCTGACGCGCAAGGCGAACTGGAGCGCGCTCTTCGAAATCATCCAGTCGGTCGTCGCCGATCGCTTGGCGGATGAAGTTGTCGACGCGCTGCAGCAGGCGCAGGTGATCGCCGCGAAGGCGCCTGGGCTCACCGAATTGCGCGATCATCCGCATCTTATCGCTCGCGACTATTGGCGGCGCGCCGGCGATGAGCGGATTCTCGGTCCGGCCTGGCGCTTCAGCCGCACGCCGCGCGGCGAAATTGCGCCGCCGCCCGC